In the Natrinema amylolyticum genome, one interval contains:
- a CDS encoding MBL fold metallo-hydrolase, with protein MEVGDVREVTTGDCSDLYYLDTGMYDTNEYGAVYIIDDERPAVVDTGIGTNYDLLREALVEVGIDEDDLEVIAVTHVHLDHAGGAGFLAADCPNADVYVPSLGADHLADPSRLVAGTKQAVGDQWEYYVEPEPVPEDRIVAIDDGDVIDLGTHELRVHGAPGHAPHQVVFEDPVNDAVFVADAAGIWVPEIEEIRETSPPSNFDLEQCLDDIETLKEIDPDVFCYPHFGPRYVGDDVERALEEYATVLKEWVDAVAAKRRELEDDDAVIEYFADASEMTDVWGDEKASEEAKLNTRGVLGYLDHRE; from the coding sequence ATGGAAGTCGGAGACGTCCGCGAAGTCACTACCGGCGACTGTTCGGATCTCTACTACCTCGACACGGGGATGTACGACACGAACGAGTACGGGGCCGTCTACATTATCGACGACGAGCGGCCCGCCGTCGTCGACACCGGTATCGGCACGAACTACGACCTGCTCCGCGAGGCCCTCGTCGAGGTCGGTATCGACGAGGACGACCTCGAGGTCATCGCGGTGACTCACGTCCACCTCGATCACGCCGGCGGTGCGGGCTTTCTCGCCGCTGACTGTCCGAACGCCGACGTCTACGTTCCCAGTCTCGGAGCGGATCACCTGGCCGATCCCTCGCGACTGGTCGCGGGAACGAAGCAGGCGGTCGGCGATCAGTGGGAGTATTACGTGGAACCGGAGCCCGTCCCGGAGGATCGAATCGTCGCGATCGACGACGGCGACGTCATCGACCTCGGCACTCACGAACTGCGCGTTCACGGCGCACCGGGCCACGCACCTCATCAGGTGGTCTTCGAAGATCCGGTCAACGACGCGGTCTTCGTCGCCGACGCCGCCGGGATCTGGGTCCCCGAGATCGAGGAGATCAGGGAGACCTCGCCGCCGTCGAACTTCGACCTCGAGCAGTGTCTCGACGACATCGAGACGCTGAAAGAGATCGATCCCGACGTCTTCTGCTATCCCCACTTCGGGCCCCGCTACGTCGGCGACGACGTCGAGCGGGCGCTCGAGGAGTACGCGACGGTCCTCAAGGAGTGGGTCGACGCGGTCGCGGCGAAACGCCGCGAACTCGAGGACGACGACGCGGTGATCGAGTACTTCGCGGACGCGTCCGAGATGACCGACGTCTGGGGCGACGAGAAAGCGAGCGAGGAGGCGAAGCTGAACACGCGAGGCGTGCTGGGCTATCTCGACCATCGGGAGTGA
- a CDS encoding cation:proton antiporter: MTGAEGGADLLLLVASIVGLGVLSQLLSARFRVPSVLFLIISGVAIGPEGLGVLTIDSFGESGLSTIVGLSVAVIVFEGAFHLKIDKIKEAPTAVLRLTTIGAAIAFLGTAGAVRFFLEADWDIALLIGALLIATGPTVITPILKVVPVRDRVAATLETEGIVNDVTAAILAVVLFKAMTIQEIHADVYLQLFAERLGTGLLVGVVVAAVVWSVLQYVDISPDDAPRNARLLTLAGAIVAFGAADFVFAEAGVAAAATAGLILGNANLPYEEEIEAFKGDITLLVLSFVFITLAALLEFDQLFALGLGGVAVVAIIMLVLRPLLVFLSARGGRFTFRETIFMSAVGPRGIIPASVATLFAIRLQTETPPTNPAGAELLVGTVFLVILVTVVLEGGFARQIAEKLDVIPMRVLIIGGGRVGRSLAERLEARGENVVLIEEDRTTLEQLRNDGFTARQGDGTDVEVLREAGAENAKTVVAATGDDDANLLVAQLAKSNFDVENVIARANNPSNASAFEDLGVQTISAAESTAWAIDNQIERPALSNWMSELGRSGDVQEIEITNEDLVGKRIVDLGGDLPNGVLVALVSRNGTSEVPTPDVELQYGDHITLIGRTEAVREAIEQCGKPV, encoded by the coding sequence ATGACTGGAGCAGAAGGCGGTGCCGATTTGCTCCTCCTGGTCGCCTCGATCGTCGGTCTCGGCGTCCTCTCACAGCTCCTCTCGGCCCGGTTCCGCGTTCCGAGCGTCCTCTTTCTCATCATCTCCGGGGTCGCGATCGGGCCGGAAGGGCTCGGCGTGTTGACCATCGACTCCTTCGGCGAGAGCGGCCTCTCGACGATCGTCGGCCTCTCCGTCGCCGTTATCGTCTTCGAGGGCGCGTTCCACCTCAAGATCGACAAGATCAAAGAGGCACCGACGGCCGTGTTGCGATTGACGACGATTGGGGCAGCGATCGCGTTTCTCGGGACCGCCGGCGCGGTCCGCTTCTTCCTCGAGGCCGACTGGGACATCGCGCTGTTGATCGGCGCGCTCCTGATCGCAACGGGTCCGACGGTCATCACGCCCATCCTGAAGGTCGTCCCCGTCCGCGACCGGGTCGCGGCGACCCTCGAGACGGAGGGGATCGTCAACGACGTGACGGCGGCGATCCTCGCGGTCGTGCTGTTCAAGGCGATGACCATCCAGGAGATTCACGCGGACGTCTACCTGCAACTGTTCGCCGAGCGGCTCGGAACGGGACTGCTCGTCGGCGTCGTCGTCGCCGCGGTCGTCTGGTCGGTGCTTCAGTACGTCGACATCTCGCCCGACGACGCGCCGCGTAACGCGCGGCTGCTGACGCTGGCTGGGGCGATCGTCGCCTTCGGCGCGGCCGATTTCGTCTTCGCCGAAGCCGGCGTCGCGGCCGCGGCGACGGCCGGACTGATTCTGGGCAACGCCAATCTGCCCTACGAGGAGGAGATCGAGGCGTTCAAGGGCGACATAACGCTGCTCGTGCTCTCGTTCGTCTTCATCACGCTCGCGGCGCTGCTCGAGTTCGATCAGCTGTTCGCGCTCGGACTGGGCGGCGTGGCCGTCGTCGCGATCATCATGCTCGTGTTGCGGCCGCTACTAGTCTTCCTCTCGGCGCGCGGCGGCCGGTTCACGTTCAGGGAGACGATCTTCATGAGCGCCGTCGGCCCGCGGGGGATCATTCCGGCGTCGGTCGCGACCCTGTTCGCGATCCGGCTCCAGACCGAGACGCCGCCGACGAATCCGGCCGGTGCGGAGCTGCTCGTCGGAACGGTCTTTCTCGTCATTCTCGTGACGGTCGTCCTCGAGGGCGGGTTCGCCAGACAGATCGCGGAGAAACTCGACGTGATTCCAATGCGTGTACTCATCATCGGCGGCGGCCGCGTCGGTCGCTCGCTGGCAGAACGGCTCGAAGCGCGCGGTGAAAACGTAGTGCTGATCGAGGAGGATCGGACGACCCTCGAGCAGCTTCGCAACGACGGGTTCACCGCTCGTCAGGGCGACGGGACCGACGTCGAGGTGTTACGCGAGGCGGGTGCTGAGAACGCCAAGACCGTCGTTGCGGCGACCGGCGACGACGACGCGAACCTCCTCGTGGCCCAGCTCGCGAAGTCGAACTTCGACGTCGAGAACGTGATCGCCCGGGCGAACAATCCGTCGAACGCGTCGGCGTTCGAGGATCTCGGCGTCCAGACCATCTCGGCGGCCGAGTCGACCGCGTGGGCGATCGACAACCAGATCGAACGGCCCGCGCTCTCGAACTGGATGTCCGAACTCGGTCGGTCCGGCGACGTCCAAGAGATCGAGATCACCAACGAGGACCTCGTCGGGAAGCGAATCGTCGATCTCGGCGGCGACCTCCCGAACGGCGTCCTCGTCGCGCTCGTGAGCCGGAACGGGACGAGCGAAGTGCCGACCCCCGACGTCGAACTCCAGTACGGCGATCACATCACGCTCATCGGCCGCACCGAGGCGGTTCGCGAGGCCATCGAGCAGTGCGGCAAACCGGTGTAG
- a CDS encoding sensor histidine kinase, whose amino-acid sequence MSRDTSDRTRPALPRPRLRREYVPQIVGAFGGLSALSLVVWTVAFAAVIDLPGLLLSTAFIGGPAVGLVWGSYRLERSGIEPSRYGRILQWCVGGAVGFLAVNLLTMIFFPWYNLAGNISWAHFSLNSGAIGGFAVGYVEARAIQREVEATAATVRADQLADERELLMYLNDLLRHEVLNSSQIIGGHASLLHATCDDDGVRDRLETIERESEELVDVIDDVRAMLDANREPDARSTVDLTALLTEQVAECRARFDEAVIDADLPEATRVSGNEGLKWIFSNLLENAIEHNDTETPHVRVTVDERPETVTVIVADDGPGIPEEDRATLFERKSTNHGLGLYLSRILANRYGGTVDLADTGPDGSVFVVALPHASTAAGDETTGDEPLPTTD is encoded by the coding sequence ATGAGCCGCGACACATCGGACCGCACCCGGCCCGCGCTCCCACGACCGCGGCTCCGGCGGGAGTACGTCCCCCAGATCGTCGGCGCGTTCGGCGGACTCTCAGCGCTCTCTCTCGTCGTCTGGACGGTCGCGTTCGCCGCGGTGATCGACCTCCCGGGCCTCCTCCTTAGCACTGCCTTCATCGGCGGCCCGGCCGTAGGGCTGGTCTGGGGCAGCTACCGACTCGAACGGAGCGGTATCGAGCCGAGCCGGTACGGCCGGATTCTCCAGTGGTGTGTCGGTGGTGCGGTCGGATTTCTGGCCGTCAACCTCCTGACGATGATCTTCTTTCCCTGGTACAATCTGGCGGGAAATATCTCCTGGGCGCACTTCTCCCTCAATTCGGGTGCGATCGGCGGCTTCGCGGTCGGCTACGTCGAAGCGCGGGCGATCCAACGCGAGGTCGAGGCAACGGCCGCTACCGTCCGCGCCGACCAACTCGCCGACGAGCGCGAACTGCTCATGTACCTGAACGATCTCCTCCGACACGAGGTGTTGAACTCTTCGCAGATCATCGGCGGCCACGCATCGCTACTGCACGCGACGTGTGACGACGACGGCGTTCGCGACCGCCTCGAGACGATCGAACGCGAGAGCGAGGAGCTCGTCGACGTCATCGATGACGTCCGAGCGATGCTGGATGCGAACCGGGAACCGGACGCGCGCTCGACCGTCGACCTCACCGCCTTACTGACGGAACAGGTGGCCGAATGCCGCGCCCGCTTCGACGAGGCCGTCATCGACGCCGACCTCCCCGAGGCGACGCGGGTCAGCGGCAACGAGGGGCTCAAATGGATCTTCTCGAACCTCCTCGAGAACGCGATCGAACACAACGATACCGAGACGCCGCACGTCCGCGTGACCGTCGACGAGCGACCCGAGACCGTTACCGTCATCGTCGCCGATGACGGTCCCGGCATCCCCGAGGAAGACAGAGCGACGCTGTTCGAACGCAAATCGACCAACCACGGCCTCGGCCTCTACCTCTCCCGCATCCTCGCGAACCGGTACGGCGGCACCGTCGACCTCGCCGACACCGGACCCGACGGGAGCGTCTTCGTCGTCGCGCTGCCTCACGCGTCGACCGCTGCGGGCGACGAGACGACGGGCGACGAACCGCTACCGACGACCGATTAG
- a CDS encoding magnesium transporter — MSVGGDLLAGEDLEEDLLGDWAVRRIVATLVPLLAVLSVLQMVSGTVLESFEEQLLANPSLLVLVPVMIGTAGNLGSIMCARLSTQLHLGTLEFSPSNPNIRANVGAVMGLAATVFVLLGIASWGIGRALGGTLGLGRLMVITIVSGMLLAVWVVLVSSVAVYASYRLGYDPDDTTIPVVTNVCDITGVLILFAVVGLVL, encoded by the coding sequence GGCGAGGACCTCGAGGAGGACCTGCTCGGCGATTGGGCCGTCCGGCGCATCGTCGCGACGCTCGTGCCGCTGCTGGCCGTCCTCTCGGTCCTACAGATGGTCTCTGGTACCGTCCTCGAGAGCTTCGAGGAGCAGTTGCTCGCGAATCCGTCGCTGCTCGTCCTCGTGCCGGTGATGATCGGGACGGCGGGAAACCTCGGCTCGATCATGTGCGCCCGCCTGTCGACGCAGTTGCATCTGGGCACGCTCGAGTTCTCGCCATCCAACCCGAACATTCGGGCTAACGTCGGTGCCGTCATGGGGCTGGCGGCGACGGTGTTCGTCCTGCTGGGAATCGCCTCGTGGGGGATCGGCCGCGCGCTCGGCGGCACGCTCGGACTCGGACGGCTCATGGTGATCACGATCGTCAGCGGCATGCTGCTGGCGGTCTGGGTCGTCCTCGTCAGCTCCGTCGCCGTCTACGCCTCCTACCGGCTCGGCTACGATCCGGACGATACGACGATCCCGGTCGTCACGAACGTCTGTGACATCACCGGCGTGCTCATCCTCTTCGCCGTCGTCGGACTCGTGCTCTGA
- a CDS encoding AMP-dependent synthetase/ligase: MNWRDAEREYEDEVTGETTLARLFEDSAERNSNRPAQQYKGGIYDRSLTDSVIPAATPGEFRTISYAEMRDIVRTLSAGFRDLGVESGDRIGLFSNTRMEWAQSDFALLGAGAVVTTVYTSSSPDQVEYLLDDPDADGVVVENEDLLENVLAVEDALDLEFIVSMDEIDGYDDRDDILTLGDLYARGEETFDLEAYEARIEETEPDDLASLIYTSGTTGQPKGVQLTHGNFRSNVNASRKRFGPRPDKDDDVPVLDEESVAISYLPLAHVFERTAGHFALFASGACIAYAESPDTLQEDFSLVEPTTATSVPRVYEKIYDGIREQASQSSAKQRIFEWATDVGVAYQRAESPGPILSAKQALADKLVFSTVREALGGNIEILISGGGSLSPELCRLYHAMGLPIFEGYGLTETAPIVSTNPPEAAKIGTIGPPLFNVDVTVDETVADQEAFADDPGEVGELLVKGPNVTQGYWNKPGATEGAFTEDEDGDRWFRTGDIVHLRPDDYLEFRDRLKQIIVLSTGKNVAPGPIEDAFAASEIVEQAMVVGDGEKFIGALLVPNTDHVREWAAEEGIDLPDDPEAMCDDDRVREHIQAEVDRVNENFEKHETIKRFELVPEEFTEQNDMLTPTMKKKRRVILERFEDRVDRIYADD, encoded by the coding sequence ATGAATTGGCGGGACGCCGAACGAGAGTACGAGGACGAGGTCACCGGCGAGACGACCCTTGCACGGCTGTTCGAGGATTCGGCCGAGCGAAATTCGAACCGGCCAGCACAGCAGTACAAGGGCGGTATCTACGACCGATCGCTGACCGATTCGGTTATTCCCGCCGCGACGCCCGGCGAGTTCCGGACGATTTCCTACGCCGAGATGCGCGATATCGTTCGCACCCTCTCGGCCGGCTTCCGCGATCTGGGAGTCGAGTCGGGTGATCGGATCGGTCTCTTCTCCAATACCCGAATGGAGTGGGCACAGTCGGACTTCGCCCTCCTCGGAGCCGGCGCAGTCGTCACCACCGTCTACACGAGTTCCTCGCCGGACCAAGTCGAGTACCTGCTCGACGACCCCGACGCCGACGGCGTCGTCGTCGAGAACGAGGACCTGCTCGAGAACGTTCTCGCGGTCGAGGACGCCCTCGACCTCGAGTTCATCGTCTCGATGGACGAGATCGACGGCTACGACGACCGCGACGACATCCTCACGCTGGGAGACCTCTACGCCCGCGGCGAGGAGACCTTCGATCTCGAGGCCTACGAGGCCCGGATCGAGGAGACGGAGCCGGACGATCTGGCGAGCCTGATCTACACGAGCGGGACGACCGGGCAGCCGAAGGGGGTCCAGCTGACCCACGGGAACTTCCGGTCGAACGTCAACGCCTCCCGGAAACGCTTCGGCCCGCGGCCGGACAAGGACGACGACGTGCCGGTGTTAGATGAGGAGTCGGTGGCGATCTCGTACCTGCCCCTCGCCCACGTCTTCGAGCGAACGGCGGGACATTTCGCCCTGTTCGCGAGCGGTGCCTGCATCGCCTACGCGGAGAGTCCGGACACGCTCCAGGAGGACTTCAGTCTCGTCGAGCCGACGACGGCCACGAGCGTCCCCCGGGTCTACGAGAAGATTTACGACGGTATCCGGGAGCAAGCGAGCCAGTCGTCGGCCAAACAGCGGATCTTCGAATGGGCCACGGACGTCGGCGTCGCGTACCAGCGGGCCGAGTCGCCGGGCCCGATCCTGTCGGCCAAACAGGCGCTCGCGGACAAACTCGTCTTCTCGACGGTCCGGGAGGCGCTGGGCGGCAACATCGAGATACTGATCAGCGGCGGTGGCAGCCTCTCGCCGGAGCTCTGTCGGCTCTATCACGCCATGGGGCTGCCCATCTTCGAGGGGTACGGACTGACCGAGACCGCACCCATCGTCTCGACGAATCCGCCCGAAGCGGCGAAGATCGGTACGATCGGCCCGCCGCTGTTCAACGTCGACGTGACGGTCGACGAGACCGTCGCCGACCAGGAGGCCTTCGCCGACGACCCCGGCGAGGTCGGGGAACTCCTCGTCAAGGGACCGAACGTCACGCAGGGCTACTGGAACAAGCCCGGCGCGACCGAGGGCGCGTTCACGGAGGATGAGGACGGCGACCGGTGGTTCCGAACCGGCGACATCGTTCACCTCCGGCCCGACGACTACCTCGAGTTCCGCGACCGCCTCAAGCAGATCATCGTCCTCTCGACGGGGAAGAACGTCGCGCCCGGGCCGATCGAGGACGCCTTCGCCGCGAGCGAAATCGTCGAGCAGGCGATGGTCGTCGGCGACGGCGAGAAGTTCATCGGTGCCCTGCTCGTCCCCAACACGGACCACGTCCGCGAGTGGGCCGCGGAGGAGGGGATCGATCTCCCCGACGACCCCGAAGCGATGTGCGACGACGACCGCGTCCGCGAGCACATTCAGGCGGAGGTCGACCGCGTCAACGAGAACTTCGAGAAACACGAGACGATCAAGCGGTTCGAACTCGTGCCCGAGGAGTTCACCGAGCAAAACGACATGCTCACTCCGACGATGAAGAAGAAGCGACGAGTCATCCTCGAGCGGTTCGAGGATCGCGTCGATCGGATCTACGCGGACGACTGA